A single window of Amphiura filiformis chromosome 17, Afil_fr2py, whole genome shotgun sequence DNA harbors:
- the LOC140138282 gene encoding uncharacterized protein, whose protein sequence is MRTKWSNLKTVALRYEDFKNETGGGPPFKGNILVCEKVLEVCADQTKHGITSQHRGESDPFGFDGPQSQDSQDSQALQSLAASSSISKSTSAAVSSKTSAASSSSKSAPTLSSKSAAPSSSKSAAPSSSKSAAPSSSKSAPTSSSKSAAAAASGKVVSSDSDPLLSCSSAIRHDVIQEEFLRVEKQKVVLMKEQLETDRAALQVNRETLAVQSHILEVLKSWQY, encoded by the exons ATGCGAACAAAGTGGTCTAACTTGAAGACAGTAGCATTACGATACGAAGATTTTAAGAATGAGACAG GAGGTGGACCACCCTTTAAGGGGAATATCTTGGTATGTGAAAAGGTGCTGGAGGTATGTGCCGACCAAACCAAGCACGGGATCACTTCCCAACATCGTGGGGAAAGCGACCCATTTGGCTTTGATGGGCCTCAG TCACAGGACTCACAGGACTCACAAGCCTTACAATCTTTGGCAGCATCATCATCGATATCAAAATCGACATCAGCAGCAGTATCATCAAAAACATCAGCAgcgtcatcatcatcaaaatcagCACCAACATTGTCATCAAAATCAGcagcaccatcatcatcaaaatcagcagcaccatcatcatcaaaatcagcagcaccatcatcatcaaaatcagctccaacatcatcatcaaaatcagcagcagcagcagcatcaggaAAAGTAGTATCATCAGATTCAGATCCATTGCTGTCATGTTCCTCTGCAATCAGGCATGACGTTATTCAGGAGGAGTTCCTCCGGGTTGAGAAACAGAAAGTTGTCTTAATGAAAGAACAGCTTGAGACTGATAGGGCAGCACTTCAGGTGAACAGGGAGACCCTAGCAGTTCAGTCCCACATTTTAGAAGTTTTGAAATCTTGgcaatattaa